In one Pseudomonas hydrolytica genomic region, the following are encoded:
- a CDS encoding amino acid ABC transporter substrate-binding protein, with product MKMVKSTLAVLTTAAVLGVSGFAQAGATLDAVQKKGFVQCGISDGLPGFSYADEKGNYLGLDVDVCRAVAAAVFGDATKVKYSPLTAKERFTALQSGEVDILSRNTTWTSSRDSGLGLNFAGVNYYDGQGFLVNKKLGVSSAKELDGATVCIQAGTTTELNLSDYFRANGLKYTPITYDTSDESAKSVEAGRCDVLTSDQSQLYAQRIKLANPDDYVVLPEVISKEPLGPVVRQGDDEWFNIVRWSLFAMVNAEELGVTSANVEETAKTTKNPDVARLLGAEGEFGKDLKLPKDWAVQIVKQVGNYGESFDRNVGAGSELKIERGLNALWNKGGLQYAPPVR from the coding sequence ATGAAGATGGTGAAATCCACCCTGGCTGTGCTGACCACCGCAGCTGTTCTCGGTGTCAGTGGCTTTGCTCAGGCAGGCGCCACCCTGGATGCGGTGCAGAAGAAAGGCTTCGTGCAGTGCGGTATCAGCGACGGTCTGCCGGGCTTCTCCTACGCCGATGAAAAAGGCAATTACCTGGGTCTGGACGTCGACGTCTGCCGTGCTGTTGCAGCCGCGGTTTTCGGTGACGCCACCAAGGTCAAGTACAGCCCGCTGACCGCCAAGGAGCGCTTCACCGCGCTGCAGTCCGGCGAAGTCGACATCCTGTCGCGCAACACCACCTGGACCAGCTCGCGTGACTCCGGTCTGGGTCTGAACTTCGCTGGCGTGAACTACTACGACGGTCAGGGTTTCCTGGTTAACAAGAAGCTGGGTGTTTCCAGCGCCAAGGAACTGGACGGTGCCACCGTGTGCATCCAGGCCGGTACCACCACCGAGCTGAACCTCTCCGACTACTTCCGTGCCAACGGCCTGAAGTACACCCCCATCACCTACGATACCTCCGACGAGAGCGCCAAATCGGTCGAAGCCGGCCGTTGCGACGTGCTGACCTCCGACCAGTCGCAGCTGTACGCGCAGCGCATCAAGCTGGCCAACCCGGACGACTACGTGGTGCTGCCGGAAGTCATCTCCAAGGAGCCTCTGGGCCCGGTCGTGCGTCAGGGCGATGACGAGTGGTTCAACATCGTGCGCTGGTCGCTGTTCGCCATGGTCAACGCCGAGGAGCTGGGCGTGACCTCCGCCAACGTGGAAGAAACCGCCAAAACCACCAAGAACCCCGACGTAGCCCGTCTGCTCGGTGCCGAAGGTGAGTTTGGCAAGGATCTGAAACTGCCGAAGGACTGGGCAGTACAGATCGTCAAGCAGGTAGGTAACTACGGCGAGTCCTTCGATCGCAACGTCGGTGCCGGCAGCGAGCTGAAGATCGAGCGTGGCCTCAATGCCCTGTGGAACAAAGGTGGTCTGCAATACGCACCGCCGGTGCGTTGA